A region of Pseudopipra pipra isolate bDixPip1 chromosome 10, bDixPip1.hap1, whole genome shotgun sequence DNA encodes the following proteins:
- the PIGZ gene encoding GPI mannosyltransferase 4 isoform X1, whose amino-acid sequence MGARALWALLAALRAGWCLLPQSGYLHPDEFFQAPEVMAGDILNLQVFYPWEFLSSFPCRTVVFPLMTSGVTYWAIKSLQQLDICSSCINSYTLLVSPRLLFTIFSFILDYSVYRLAPFWEADLWKALVLLAGSYVTLVFYTRTFTNTLEGLLFALLMVLVSSRKSNGSSVEPTSSPLIGVITTAGFFNRPTFLAFALMPLLYWAGLIVDSQRSIKSVINHFLKLILCACFTAIVFITADTFYFTSVSLDNLLSINKDSLFDVIVQLHKKMVVTPFNFLSYNLNPHNLALHGSHPRVTHFTVNGIMLFGILHVLATVAGFKMLKKYVQQFIRVKSCYHGLPGLLVHSEGNPTLLLFYFVPLAFLSLFSHQEPRFLIPLILPLVLFSASQDRAVKWKHLIVIFNLLGAFLFGCLHQGGLIPCLFHLEQLIHSPAPSNHPRHYTLLFAHTYMPPRFLLNIKKTDVHVQVIDMAGTGEETLCQTIEQQASNFTCSDCHIFVIIPGTVRATTAKCGVSFKNETVIFPHLSMEDPPQMSILSSGNWRSQLGLYILQLDRDQHSL is encoded by the exons aTGGGCGCGCGGGCGCTGTGGGCGCTGCTGGCGGCGCTGAGGGCGGGCTGGTGCCTCCTGCCGCAGAGCGGGTACCTGCACCCCGACGAGTTCTTCCAGGCGCCCGAGGTCATGGCAG GAGATATTTTAAATCTACAGGTCTTTTATCCTTGGGAGTTCCTTTCGAGCTTTCCTTGCAGAACAGTTGTTTTCCCATTAATGACATCAGGAGTTACCTACTGGGCAATCAAGTCTTTGCAGCAGCTGGACATATGTTCAAGTTGCATCAACAGCTACACTCTCCTTGTATCACCTCGCCTTCTCTTTACAATCTTTTCTTTCATACTCGACTATAGCGTTTATCGATTAGCCCCTTTCTGGGAAGCAGATCTTTGGAAAGCGCTGGTACTTCTTGCTGGATCATATGTCACTCTGGTGTTTTATACGAGAACATTTACCAACACGCTTGAAGGACTTCTCTTTGCTCTTCTCATGGTACTGGTTTCCTCAAGAAAGTCCAATGGCAGCTCAGTGGAGCCTACAAGCAGTCCTCTCATAGGTGTTATAACAACTGCTGGGTTTTTCAACAGGCCAACCTTTCTGGCATTTGCTCTAATGCCCCTGCTTTACTGGGCAGGTTTAATTGTTGATTCTCAGAGGAGCATTAAAAGTGTCATAAACCACTTTTTGAAGCTCATACTATGTGCATGTTTTACTGCCATTGTTTTCATAACAGCTGATACCTTTTATTTTACCTCTGTGAGCTTAGATAACCTTTTAAGCATTAACAAGGACAGCCTATTTGATGTAATAGTTCAATTACATAAGAAAATGGTAGTAACCCCCTTCAATTTTCTCAGTTATAATCTTAATCCTCATAATCTTGCACTGCATGGAAGTCACCCACGAGTTACACATTTTACAGTCAATGGAATAATGCTCTTTGGGATCTTACATGTTCTGGCCACTGTTGCtggttttaaaatgttaaagaaGTATGTCCAGCAATTCATACGGGTCAAATCGTGTTACCATGGGCTGCCTGGGCTATTGGTGCATTCTGAGGGCAATCCAACATTactgctgttttattttgttcctttgGCATTTCTCTCCCTATTCAGTCACCAGGAGCCGCGGTTCCTCATTCCTCTCATCTTGCCATTGGTCCTGTTCAGCGCGTCACAGGACAGAGCTGTGAAATGGAAACACCTCATCGTTATTTTCAATCTTCTCGGGGCATTCCTGTTCGGGTGCCTACACCAGGGAGGGCTGATACCCTGCTTGTTTCACTTGGAGCAGCTCATACATTCTCCAGCACCCTCAAACCATCCAAGGCACTATACTCTACTCTTTGCTCACACCTACATGCCTCCGAGGTTTCTGCTTAATATCAAGAAGACAGACGTGCACGTACAAGTCATCGATATGGCTGGGACTGGAGAAGAAACCCTCTGCCAGACAATAGAGCAGCAAGCAAGCAATTTTACCTGCAGCGACTGTCACATTTTTGTCATAATCCCTGGTACAGTCAGAGCCACAACTGCAAAATGTGGTGTCTCATTCAAGAACGAAACTGTGATATTTCCACACTTATCAATGGAAGACCCACCACAAATGTCCATCCTATCCAGTGGAAATTGGAGAAGTCAGTTAGGACTATACATCCTTCAACTAGACAGAGATCAGCACAGCCTTTAG
- the PIGZ gene encoding GPI mannosyltransferase 4 isoform X2 encodes MGARALWALLAALRAGWCLLPQSGYLHPDEFFQAPEVMAELMNSGNLRVVDLETLQGWNGAHFHGTMTALQLHR; translated from the exons aTGGGCGCGCGGGCGCTGTGGGCGCTGCTGGCGGCGCTGAGGGCGGGCTGGTGCCTCCTGCCGCAGAGCGGGTACCTGCACCCCGACGAGTTCTTCCAGGCGCCCGAGGTCATGGCAG AACTTATGAACTCTGGCAATCTGAGGGTGGTAGATCTTGAAACTCTTCAGGGATGGAATGGAGCACATTTCCATGGTACAATGACTGCTCTACAGCTGCACAGGTAA
- the NCBP2 gene encoding nuclear cap-binding protein subunit 2, which translates to MSSGGTLSILRSDSYAELSQYRDQHFRGTRYDQERLLRKSCTLYVGNLSFYTTEEQIHELFGKSGDIKKVIMGLDKVKKTACGFCFVEYYARGDAENAMRYINGTRLDDRIIRTDWDAGFKEGRQYGRGRSGGQVRDEYRQDYDAGRGGYGKIVQCQ; encoded by the exons ATGAGCTCCGGCGGGACGCTGAGCATCCTCCGCAGCGACTCGTACGCCGAACTCAGCCAGTACCGCGACCAGCACTTCCGG GGGACGCGCTACGACCAGGAGCGGCTGCTGAGGAAGAGTTGCACGCTGTACGTGGGAAACCTGTCCTTCTACACCACCGAGGAGCAGATCCACGAGCTCTTTGGCAAGAGCGGCGACATCAAGAAGGTCATCATGGGGCTGGACAAAGTGAAGAAAACCGCTTGCGGCTTCTGCTTCGTGGA GTATTATGCAAGAGGAGATGCTGAAAATGCAATGCGGTACATCAATGGAACCAGACTTGATGACAGGATCATAAGGACAGACTGGGATGCAGGATTTAAGGAGGGTAGGCAGTACGGCCGTGGAAGATCAGGGGGGCAG GTCCGAGATGAATATCGGCAGGACTATGATGCTGGAAGAGGTGGCTATGGCAAAATTGTTCAGTGCCAGTGA
- the NCBP2AS2 gene encoding protein NCBP2AS2: MSLRRALLLLLSSPRLVERLSESRPIRAAARATAAAITRGQQHLGPRLFRLRDTFLGELKDGARQRGWPWPRGPGRGGRPPGTAP, translated from the coding sequence ATGTCGTTGCGGCGcgcgctgctgctgctgctgtcgaGCCCGCGGCTCGTGGAGCGGCTCTCGGAGTCGCGGCCCatccgcgccgccgcccgcgccaCCGCCGCCGCCATCACCCGCGGCCAGCAGCACCTGGGCCCGCGCCTGTTCCGCCTGCGCGACACCTTCCTCGGGGAGCTCAAGGACGGCGCCCGCCAGCGGGGGTGGCCGTGGCCgcgcgggccgggccgcggcggCCGCCCCCCCGGGACAGCGCCCTGA